A genomic region of Deinococcus humi contains the following coding sequences:
- a CDS encoding BTAD domain-containing putative transcriptional regulator yields MAHGSGWQLRLWDLPTLLDPHSRAQRCEGKVLALLAYLALEGSTPRARLADLLWPETGPASRNNLVVLLRRMHRAYGEPLCVDSGPLLSLETGVHIVRIPTIPAVDDPNRPVRPLPGLDTLKLPEFNVWLDARRLTLVEESARALREEARALTRRGIYLPALPLLAHAERIQPLSEETARERMRAEYLSGDVAAALRTHERLRRVLARELNVEPVSLTQRLAQEIGRGVQPEAGVLLACPPPTRLDAPRLVGRQEEWRAMADAWEAGRMILLTGQGGLGKSRLARDFIVGHVLHGSLQSEPFEHLIIQGRPSDGPVPYAALTRGLRSLLVNHANLPLSGAACRALGALLPERFEPHVAPAGDIAPALHSALRELCSALGTPCLLLDDLQLMDAASARALLALDSKGAARIIVCARADTLDASIAAVLNGVIESGRATVLKLPPLDPRQSEALLASLERPELATHAAQIAQRVGGLPIYLLEAARQVLTGRADLDTVHWSGRAEDLLVRRLEALSPEATQVARAAAVLAQNLRPELLADMLGLPLLTVAVIWQELQRLDVVRGDGFTHDLLRGALLSRIPGALLGLLHRAAARTLAREGAPYARCAAHWFAGGRMSEAAGALLEAGKQAAQRGLYREAAGQFGRAAELASGEGETDLVFAARHGQVDALYTLEDRVSEWRLRVGELQACARTPLERAQAQLQHARLLFALREEEEAARVTRTGLALAAQEGDRALEAELLEVLAGYELHRDLQAARVTLRRLGDLSRGLRRPELEAWALEGLGFAALTSDPREADALLRDAEALHLRTQPPPYAASATIKRGRAAFKLGAFPEALAHAQRARRQLGDTEGFRVVQLIGAYGEALASWALGDQPGAAALIRTWTQELGVPAETTPAEAGWRAALGVVSLWLYLEAGEFCKAQQVNERLCALPLPPTLHAEHNCALATLHVVAGNRDEALACLNEALITTQGHNDAYLHLRAAAQRATLLSDQASLQAVTASAHDQGLHGLSAALLGGAAPDPALALALRLGPSASGP; encoded by the coding sequence ATGGCGCATGGTTCTGGCTGGCAGCTGCGTCTGTGGGACCTTCCCACGCTGCTTGATCCACACAGCCGCGCCCAGCGCTGTGAGGGCAAAGTGCTGGCGCTTCTGGCGTACCTGGCCCTGGAGGGATCCACCCCGCGCGCCCGGCTGGCTGACCTGCTGTGGCCGGAGACTGGGCCGGCCAGCCGCAATAACCTGGTGGTGCTCCTGCGCCGAATGCACCGGGCGTACGGCGAGCCGCTGTGTGTGGATTCCGGTCCGCTGCTCTCGCTGGAGACCGGCGTGCACATCGTGCGCATCCCAACCATCCCAGCCGTGGATGACCCAAACCGCCCCGTTCGTCCCCTCCCCGGCCTGGATACCCTAAAGCTCCCGGAGTTCAACGTCTGGCTTGATGCGCGCCGCCTGACCCTTGTAGAGGAGAGCGCACGCGCGCTACGGGAAGAGGCGCGCGCCTTGACCAGGCGCGGAATCTACCTCCCGGCGCTGCCGCTGCTGGCCCACGCCGAACGGATTCAGCCGCTTTCTGAGGAAACCGCCCGCGAACGGATGCGGGCGGAATATTTGTCCGGCGATGTGGCGGCGGCGCTGAGGACCCATGAGCGCCTCCGCAGAGTGCTGGCGCGTGAACTGAATGTCGAGCCTGTGTCGCTCACCCAGAGACTTGCCCAGGAGATCGGGCGTGGCGTTCAGCCTGAGGCCGGTGTGCTGCTTGCCTGTCCGCCCCCCACTCGCTTGGACGCTCCCCGGTTGGTGGGCCGCCAGGAGGAGTGGCGCGCTATGGCAGACGCCTGGGAAGCCGGGCGGATGATTCTGCTCACCGGACAGGGCGGTCTGGGGAAAAGTCGCCTCGCGCGGGATTTCATCGTGGGCCATGTGCTCCACGGCAGCCTGCAGTCTGAGCCGTTCGAGCACCTGATCATTCAGGGGCGGCCCAGCGACGGGCCGGTGCCTTACGCGGCCCTCACGCGCGGCTTGCGGTCACTGCTCGTTAACCACGCGAATCTGCCCCTCAGCGGCGCGGCGTGCCGGGCCCTGGGGGCACTCCTGCCAGAGAGGTTTGAGCCGCATGTGGCCCCAGCTGGGGATATCGCTCCGGCGCTGCACTCAGCGCTGCGCGAGCTCTGCAGCGCCCTGGGCACACCTTGCCTGCTGCTCGACGATCTGCAGCTGATGGACGCTGCTTCGGCGCGTGCGCTGCTGGCCCTGGACAGCAAAGGGGCGGCGCGCATCATCGTTTGCGCGCGGGCAGATACCCTGGATGCGTCGATCGCCGCTGTCCTGAACGGCGTCATAGAGTCGGGACGTGCCACCGTCCTTAAGCTCCCCCCGCTGGACCCTCGCCAGAGTGAGGCGTTGCTTGCCAGCCTTGAGCGCCCAGAACTCGCAACCCACGCCGCGCAGATTGCCCAACGGGTAGGTGGACTGCCCATCTATCTGCTGGAGGCCGCCCGCCAGGTGCTGACAGGACGGGCGGATCTGGACACGGTGCACTGGAGTGGGCGTGCAGAAGACCTGCTCGTCCGCCGGTTGGAGGCGCTTTCGCCCGAAGCGACCCAGGTCGCCAGAGCGGCAGCGGTGCTGGCGCAGAATCTGCGTCCAGAGCTGCTGGCCGATATGCTGGGCCTACCGCTGCTCACCGTGGCGGTCATCTGGCAGGAATTGCAACGGTTGGACGTGGTCCGCGGAGACGGCTTCACCCATGATCTGTTGCGCGGCGCGCTACTGAGCCGGATTCCCGGAGCGCTTCTCGGCTTGCTGCACCGCGCCGCCGCACGCACGCTGGCCCGCGAGGGCGCGCCGTACGCTCGCTGCGCCGCGCACTGGTTTGCGGGTGGCCGGATGTCTGAGGCTGCCGGCGCTTTGCTGGAGGCTGGGAAGCAGGCTGCCCAGCGTGGCCTTTACCGTGAAGCGGCCGGCCAGTTCGGCCGCGCGGCCGAACTGGCCAGTGGCGAAGGCGAGACGGACCTGGTTTTTGCGGCGCGGCATGGTCAGGTAGACGCTCTGTATACATTGGAAGACCGGGTCTCAGAGTGGCGCCTGCGCGTCGGTGAACTTCAGGCCTGCGCCCGCACACCTCTGGAGCGCGCACAGGCCCAGCTTCAGCATGCCCGCCTTCTTTTCGCGCTGCGCGAGGAGGAAGAAGCGGCGCGCGTGACGCGCACCGGTCTCGCGCTGGCCGCCCAGGAGGGTGACCGGGCTCTGGAAGCGGAGCTGCTCGAGGTTTTGGCCGGCTATGAGCTGCACCGCGATCTGCAGGCGGCCCGGGTGACCCTCAGGCGCCTGGGCGACCTGTCGCGGGGCCTGCGCCGCCCAGAACTTGAGGCCTGGGCACTTGAAGGGCTGGGCTTCGCCGCCCTGACCAGTGATCCCAGGGAGGCGGATGCGCTGCTCCGAGACGCCGAAGCGCTGCATCTGCGGACCCAACCACCCCCCTACGCGGCTTCCGCCACGATCAAGCGGGGACGGGCCGCATTTAAGCTGGGGGCTTTTCCGGAAGCGCTGGCGCACGCTCAGCGTGCGAGGCGGCAACTTGGCGACACCGAAGGATTTCGCGTGGTGCAGCTGATCGGCGCGTATGGAGAAGCGCTGGCCTCGTGGGCCTTGGGTGATCAGCCCGGCGCCGCGGCACTCATTCGCACATGGACACAGGAGCTCGGTGTGCCGGCCGAAACCACGCCTGCCGAAGCGGGCTGGCGCGCGGCGCTGGGCGTGGTCAGCCTTTGGCTTTACTTGGAAGCCGGAGAGTTCTGCAAAGCGCAGCAGGTGAACGAGCGTCTGTGCGCGTTGCCCTTGCCCCCCACGCTCCACGCCGAGCACAACTGTGCCCTGGCGACCCTGCATGTGGTCGCCGGGAACCGGGACGAAGCGCTTGCCTGCCTGAATGAGGCGCTTATCACCACGCAGGGCCACAACGACGCCTACCTGCACCTGCGCGCAGCCGCGCAGCGCGCCACGCTCCTGAGCGACCAAGCCTCGCTGCAAGCTGTCACGGCCAGCGCCCATGATCAGGGATTACATGGGTTAAGTGCCGCGTTGCTGGGCGGCGCCGCCCCGGATCCAGCACTGGCTCTGGCGCTGCGTCTTGGCCCATCCGCCTCAGGACCTTGA
- a CDS encoding BTAD domain-containing putative transcriptional regulator has protein sequence MTWDTDEVIVRLLGAPQLRLKPAARSLDARPAALLAYLAAEGPRDRAACAELLWPNTPHATARNNLVQLLRRLTRVAGGDLVVGQRTLFLAPGVYTDLSAPPTPDDPDLLSGLDTDFSAPFDDWLRVQREARQVQWAARVAQDIATLIERGDLAQALALAERRVERDPLDEDAYGLLMRLHHLSGNRAAAMQVYGRLRSTLQLELGMEPSPEAARLARDLGTQEPPTTALVGAADIPLSLLRPPVLLGQEDAWAQMEAGWTAGAGVALIGPSGSGKSRLAVDFARVHPEFHVLLLQGRPGDQNAAYTTHARTYRQTLNAFPEVAAALPDWARTELARLIPELGPAPGPLTSEQEKLRFYDAKYEVLRQVAARGPVVLISDDLHFMDDASIEAGAYVYAKFWGNSQVSLRSMFCYREGALSTVTETLSRQMYESGMVRPIHLAPLNTQATEALLQAAQITGSEDVIREVQRFADGNPQLTLELAKYLHERGTFDVAAVREAAGRTLGSLLSERLAQLSSEARQAAQAAAVLRNDFTLEQVAEVLDWNVMGLLGAWEELERAQVVRGERFAHDLIAQAMEQDLQRMPVVYALLHRKVASVLGAQGAAAARIAAHWQAGGQPAQAALWWERAAQQAENSRQLTDACAQYASAAAAFQASGDTNRAREMTHQRDRAASLIALRSA, from the coding sequence ATGACTTGGGACACGGATGAGGTCATCGTGCGTCTGCTGGGCGCGCCGCAACTGCGGCTGAAACCAGCAGCGCGGTCTCTCGATGCCCGGCCAGCGGCGCTGCTGGCTTACCTCGCGGCCGAGGGGCCACGTGACCGCGCTGCCTGCGCCGAATTGTTGTGGCCCAACACGCCGCATGCCACTGCTCGCAACAATCTGGTGCAACTCCTGCGGCGGCTGACACGCGTCGCTGGAGGTGACCTGGTGGTTGGACAGCGTACCCTCTTCCTGGCGCCAGGCGTGTACACCGATCTGAGTGCGCCGCCCACTCCGGACGACCCCGATTTGCTGAGCGGCCTGGATACAGATTTCAGCGCGCCCTTCGACGACTGGCTCCGCGTTCAGCGGGAGGCCCGGCAGGTGCAGTGGGCCGCGCGAGTGGCGCAGGACATCGCAACGCTCATTGAGCGGGGCGATCTGGCACAGGCGCTGGCCCTGGCCGAGCGACGGGTCGAGCGCGACCCACTGGATGAGGACGCCTACGGGCTTCTGATGCGTTTGCACCACCTCAGCGGCAATCGCGCGGCGGCCATGCAGGTCTACGGGCGACTGCGCTCGACGCTGCAACTGGAGCTGGGAATGGAGCCCTCACCAGAAGCGGCCCGCCTGGCGCGTGATCTGGGGACGCAGGAGCCTCCAACCACGGCGCTTGTGGGCGCGGCGGACATCCCTCTGAGCCTGCTGCGCCCTCCCGTCCTCCTGGGTCAGGAAGACGCCTGGGCACAGATGGAGGCGGGGTGGACCGCCGGGGCGGGCGTCGCACTTATCGGCCCGTCGGGCAGCGGAAAGTCCAGGCTGGCGGTGGATTTCGCACGCGTTCATCCAGAATTTCACGTGCTCCTGCTGCAGGGCCGCCCTGGTGACCAGAACGCCGCTTACACCACCCACGCCCGCACCTACCGTCAGACCCTCAACGCTTTTCCGGAGGTGGCCGCCGCCCTGCCCGACTGGGCGCGTACAGAACTGGCGCGCCTGATCCCGGAACTCGGCCCGGCCCCTGGCCCACTCACTTCAGAGCAGGAGAAACTGCGGTTTTACGATGCCAAATACGAAGTGTTACGCCAGGTCGCGGCGCGTGGTCCGGTGGTTTTGATTTCCGACGACCTCCACTTTATGGACGACGCCTCTATCGAAGCGGGTGCGTACGTGTACGCCAAATTCTGGGGGAACAGTCAGGTTTCTTTGCGCTCGATGTTCTGTTATCGCGAAGGTGCGCTCAGCACCGTCACCGAGACGCTGTCCCGCCAGATGTACGAGAGCGGCATGGTGCGCCCTATTCATCTGGCGCCACTGAACACTCAAGCCACAGAGGCGTTGCTGCAGGCCGCCCAGATTACTGGCAGCGAGGACGTGATCCGTGAGGTGCAGCGCTTCGCTGACGGTAATCCCCAGCTGACCCTGGAACTCGCCAAGTACCTGCATGAGCGGGGGACCTTTGACGTCGCCGCTGTGCGGGAGGCGGCAGGCCGCACGCTGGGCAGCCTGCTAAGTGAGCGCCTGGCGCAGCTTTCCTCGGAAGCGCGGCAGGCGGCGCAGGCCGCTGCCGTGCTGCGCAACGACTTTACCCTGGAACAGGTCGCCGAGGTTCTTGATTGGAACGTCATGGGCCTCCTCGGCGCCTGGGAGGAACTGGAGCGTGCCCAAGTGGTGCGTGGGGAACGCTTTGCCCACGACCTGATTGCGCAGGCAATGGAGCAGGACTTGCAGCGCATGCCCGTCGTGTACGCGCTGCTGCACCGAAAAGTAGCCAGCGTGCTGGGGGCACAGGGCGCAGCGGCGGCGCGTATAGCCGCGCACTGGCAGGCGGGCGGGCAGCCTGCTCAGGCCGCGCTGTGGTGGGAACGCGCCGCGCAGCAGGCCGAAAACAGCCGCCAGCTCACAGACGCGTGCGCGCAATACGCCAGTGCAGCCGCCGCCTTTCAGGCGTCCGGTGACACAAACCGGGCACGTGAGATGACGCACCAGCGTGACCGCGCTGCCAGCCTCATCGCATTGCGTAGCGCGTAG
- a CDS encoding SRPBCC domain-containing protein codes for MPRAARAEITLQAPLERVFELLVDFGAYGRWNPFVVDVTGATRAAEGVQMRFRLLWREGRYIHSDERVTRVQPPANGAALVAWRYDSPLAHWGLLRSERVQTLRRLPNGHTAYTTEEVFHGPAAAFVPVHWVQAGFEAQARAMKDDLSSS; via the coding sequence ATGCCCCGTGCCGCCCGCGCTGAGATCACTCTCCAGGCTCCTTTGGAACGGGTCTTTGAACTGCTGGTGGACTTCGGCGCCTACGGGCGCTGGAATCCCTTCGTGGTGGACGTCACGGGAGCCACCCGCGCTGCCGAGGGCGTGCAGATGCGCTTCAGGCTGCTCTGGCGTGAGGGTCGGTACATCCATTCCGACGAACGGGTCACGCGCGTGCAACCTCCTGCCAATGGCGCGGCGCTGGTCGCCTGGCGTTACGACAGTCCTTTGGCCCACTGGGGCCTGCTGCGCTCAGAGCGGGTGCAGACGCTCAGGCGCCTCCCGAACGGCCACACTGCCTACACCACCGAGGAGGTCTTTCACGGCCCGGCAGCCGCATTCGTCCCCGTGCATTGGGTGCAGGCGGGGTTCGAAGCCCAGGCGCGGGCCATGAAAGATGACCTGTCGTCCTCCTGA
- a CDS encoding S8 family serine peptidase, producing the protein MRRRLFTGLITLSLLAACSTTPQVQDPQTPEAPSPSAQVPVDSPPVLTTPAGDSNAPLLAKTSKLSSALTALASGGLSAQSTDLTASGSDVRPRGNRLVSGDSTVTVDALSTGTPEELLATLQSLGMTSGSTYAGLVSGVLPVSALPAAAALPELRSMRLAVATTNQLHGQAFQTPSQGLTISQGDQAQRSDIARQKYRVSGAGVTVGALSDSFNCAKKPLTTAPDDVKNGDLPAGGVQVVAELDAPSCSAGASDEGRGMLQIVHDVAPASKLSFATAYSGQAGFANNILKLADAGADVIVDDVTYFSEPYFQDGVVAQAVDKVARQGVSYFSSAGNQARQSYEGAFRPSGQTFNGCELNDFDPGSKVDPLQSITIAPGDDVLIFLQWDQPFASVSRAGRGSASDVDLLLFDSKGKLLPTDAKAGQFPVSTDDNVGGDPVEAVQYFNTTKAPIKVNLAMTLCSGPAPKLLKWIDFDYGTDIEYDTKSPTSIGHHNAAGGAGVGAARFYRTPAFGQNPPLLESFSSAGGVPILFDLNGRPLSSPDLRQQPRFTAPDGGNTSFFGQVTFGDGTPVDGDAFPNFFGTSAAAPHAAGVAALMLDGVTQYGGASRPADIYKALAASSVDMKTPGYDADSGAGLIQADQALARILTTAP; encoded by the coding sequence GTGAGAAGACGTCTGTTTACCGGATTGATCACCCTGTCGCTGCTGGCCGCATGTTCCACAACCCCTCAAGTGCAGGATCCGCAGACGCCCGAAGCGCCGTCTCCAAGTGCCCAGGTTCCGGTAGATTCGCCTCCTGTTCTCACAACGCCTGCTGGCGATAGCAATGCCCCGTTGCTTGCCAAGACGAGCAAGTTGAGCAGCGCCCTGACCGCCTTAGCCAGTGGTGGCCTGAGTGCCCAGAGCACGGACCTGACGGCCAGCGGTAGTGACGTTCGCCCTCGTGGCAACCGCCTCGTCAGTGGGGACAGTACCGTCACGGTCGACGCCCTATCCACCGGGACGCCCGAGGAACTGCTCGCTACCCTCCAGTCTCTCGGCATGACATCAGGGTCCACCTACGCGGGCCTGGTGTCGGGCGTGCTTCCTGTTTCGGCCCTCCCAGCCGCCGCCGCTCTGCCGGAATTGCGCAGCATGCGCCTTGCGGTTGCCACCACCAACCAGCTGCACGGGCAGGCCTTCCAAACGCCTAGCCAGGGTCTGACCATCTCACAGGGTGATCAGGCCCAACGCAGCGATATCGCCCGTCAAAAGTACCGCGTGAGCGGAGCGGGCGTCACGGTGGGCGCCCTTTCCGACAGTTTCAACTGCGCGAAGAAGCCGCTGACCACCGCCCCTGATGACGTCAAGAATGGTGACCTCCCCGCAGGTGGTGTTCAGGTGGTCGCGGAACTCGATGCGCCCTCTTGCAGTGCCGGGGCGTCCGATGAGGGACGTGGCATGCTCCAGATCGTCCATGACGTGGCGCCTGCCTCCAAACTGTCGTTCGCCACCGCCTACAGCGGCCAAGCTGGCTTCGCGAACAACATCCTCAAGCTCGCAGATGCAGGCGCAGATGTGATTGTGGATGACGTCACCTACTTCTCCGAGCCGTACTTCCAGGATGGGGTGGTAGCGCAGGCCGTGGACAAGGTGGCCCGCCAGGGCGTGTCCTACTTCTCGTCGGCGGGCAACCAGGCCCGGCAGTCCTACGAGGGCGCCTTCCGGCCCAGCGGTCAGACCTTCAACGGTTGCGAACTGAATGACTTCGATCCGGGCAGCAAGGTCGATCCCCTGCAGAGCATCACCATCGCCCCGGGCGACGACGTGCTCATCTTCCTCCAGTGGGATCAGCCCTTCGCCTCTGTGTCCCGCGCTGGCCGGGGATCAGCCAGCGACGTGGATCTGCTGCTGTTCGACAGCAAGGGCAAGCTCCTGCCCACGGACGCCAAGGCCGGGCAATTCCCCGTGTCCACCGACGATAACGTTGGCGGCGATCCGGTGGAAGCCGTGCAGTACTTCAACACCACCAAGGCCCCGATCAAGGTCAACTTGGCGATGACCCTGTGCAGCGGCCCGGCCCCGAAGCTCCTGAAATGGATTGACTTCGATTACGGCACAGACATCGAGTACGACACCAAATCTCCTACCAGTATCGGTCACCACAATGCTGCTGGTGGCGCGGGCGTGGGCGCCGCGCGCTTCTACCGCACCCCTGCGTTCGGGCAGAACCCACCGTTGCTCGAAAGCTTCTCGTCCGCCGGTGGCGTTCCGATCCTCTTTGATCTGAACGGACGGCCGCTCAGTAGCCCGGATCTTCGTCAACAGCCGCGCTTCACGGCGCCAGACGGTGGGAACACCAGCTTCTTCGGACAGGTCACCTTCGGCGACGGGACGCCCGTTGACGGCGACGCTTTCCCCAACTTCTTCGGCACCAGTGCCGCCGCACCACACGCGGCCGGCGTCGCGGCCCTCATGCTCGACGGCGTCACGCAGTACGGTGGCGCCTCGCGGCCTGCCGACATCTACAAGGCGCTCGCCGCGAGTAGCGTGGACATGAAGACCCCTGGGTACGATGCTGACAGTGGGGCCGGACTGATCCAGGCTGACCAGGCGTTGGCGCGGATCCTCACCACGGCTCCGTAA